A stretch of DNA from Cryptomeria japonica chromosome 4, Sugi_1.0, whole genome shotgun sequence:
GTAAACCCCATCACATTATTCTCCCACTTTTTTCCCATTGAATACCATTTCAAGGTTTCATTCCTTCAATACTTGTAAACCCTATAACTCTATAATACCAACATGGTAATTTGATTTCATATGGACTTGATTTTGTGAAATCCACACCCTTTTGGCCAAATGTTTTCAAGCAACAAAATGTGCCCATGTGTTCTTGACTATACTTGGGTCCTTCACAAAAACACCACTGGTTCTCGACCTTGCATTTATATTACTTTGTTCAACTTCAAATCCTTTCCACAAAATCAATAAGCCCCATGAAAATacaaattttcttcaaaaaaaaatatacCCTCTTTAATCCTATTCCAAATTAAATTACACAAAAAAACTAATTTTCATTCCCTTGGTACTTGTTAACCCATAAAACTCTAAAATAGTAAAATACAGACCTGACTCTATGAAATCCATGCCCCTTCTTGGTCACAATGAACACATTTATATCACTTTCACCTACCTAGTAAATGCATAAAAACACATTGTGTTTTTTGGTGCTTCCAGCAAGTATAAACAACCTGTGTTTTCTTCCCCAATGCTTTCCTATTCCATCAAACAGTCATATTCCCAATTTTTCCTACCCATCAAAgttttccctcctttttccaaccACTAACCACCCATCCCCCATAGTTACCATGTTCTCTAGTCATACACCAAAAACAACTTCCATGCTAATCATCCTCCCACCCTCACACAACCTGCATGCTTACATCACAACAATCTCCAAAGTCCACATCTCCTGTGTCTTATGCCATTTCATGTACCATCCATGTCATTTTGTTGATATGACTTGCATTTTTGTATGAAGGATAGACGGCTCCAATAATTTATGTCTTTTATTGGTCAATTAAAAAATCACTTTCCTACACAATTACCAATCCCTTATCTACACAATTACCAATATTGTAATTAGAAAATTATGTTATAAATTAAATTACAAAATCACTAAATAATTAGAAGATAAtctaaaagaaagagaaacaaaattgTGATAAAGTACATAATATTTTGGTTGACCTATTCTCAACATGTGATGTTCACATGCTGATTTTTGGCTTTGATTTTATCCCAAACTTCTCCTCCTTCACTCAATCTATCTCTAAATTCATCAGTTCCTGACTTATAATAGACCAAACTATTTAACCTTCTCAACTGTTCCAATCCCTCTGGAACATTTTTGACTCTGGGACACCATTCTAAATTGAATTTCTCCAGGACGGCCATTGCTCCATCCTCCAGATCCGGCAACTCCTCCAAAAGAGGGAAGCTGGAAATAGTCAGAAATTTTAACTTGGGAAACCCCGATGACTTTCCAAACGCCTTTGGTACTTTTCTACAATTCTTATGACCCATTAATCTCATCTCCATCAAGTTCGGCATTGCTTCTAATGCCGGATAATCGCTACATTCAGAACCCTTTAATATGAGTTGTGTCAGATTTGTTACCCTACAAACCCAACTGGGCACCGCAAAGTACTCCAAATAAAGTGTTTGCAGATACTGCAGCGCAGTGATATTGTGTGGTAGATGCAATTCTGTAGGGAAACCAGATGATATTGACAGATGGCGCATATTTAATAGCTGAGCAAGGATTCCATCTTCGATACTTTTCAATCCCTTTTCATGCTCTACAATTATTCTTAATTGTTGGAGGCGGAGTAATTTGGCGACATCCTCCAACTTTAAGAATCCATCCTCTTCAACAGAAAGCCTTAAAAGATCTGATCTCAGTACTCGTAAAGACACCAGCTCTGATATTTCCCTGGGTAGATGACTCAACAGCCCAATGTGGCAAGCCAGTATACTTAGATGCTGGAGACGTTTGAGTGCACTTATCCATTTAGGCAGCCTCTGCAGATGTCGGCAGTAAGATAGATCGAGCAAGACAAGACTCTTGAGACTTCTCACACAGATTGGTACCTCCTCAATATTTGTCCCTGATAAATTCAAAAGCCTGAGAAGTTTTAGCTTTTCAACACTGTGAGGCAATGTGGAGATTTGAGTTCGTCTCAAGTCGAGAACCCTTAATAATCTCATTGGACTGAAGAAGCTCGCCTTGATTTTTTCAATAGGATTATTATAAAACGACAGAGTGCGGAGAGACCTAGGACAAGAGATCTTGCTCTCTATTATCCCTTTTTTAAACAATAAAATTCTTTTCATGGATGTGAATACATCTACAACATCAAATGTACATCTGTTTTCTTTAGATATATCTATTGCCAAATCAAATAGCAAGTCATGAATCTTACAATATTTGATAAGACTCCAACGCTCCCATACTTCAACCAAGCACAGATTGGCCAATTGATATAAATAACCCCAAGCAACATCCAACTGATCTTCTTTTTGTGGAATCAATCCTTCTGCTATCCAGAGATTTATGAGATATTCACAATCTATTCTCTCATCCTGAGGAAAGAAGGACAAATAAGAAAAGCATGGCTTAAGAGTTGCAGGCAAGGAGTCATAACTTAATCTGAGAATCTTCATAACTGGGTCCGTATTGACATTAGCAACCTCCATGAGCTCATGCAATTTGGAGCTCCACTGACTTATTTCTGTGCAAACGGATAGAGAAGCTCCCGTTATCTTGAGAGCCAATGGCAACCTTCCACATTGCTTTACAATTTGTTGAGCTATCACTTGAAGGTGATACGGTGGGGGATTACCAGCGAAAGCATGAGCACAGAATAGCTCCCAACTCTCTTGCTCTGATAAAAGCTCCATCTTGTAAGGGAAAGCGCCAAGGTTTTGGCAAACATCCCTGCTTCTTGTTG
This window harbors:
- the LOC131047826 gene encoding putative disease resistance protein RGA3; translated protein: MAGAIAQGVIGKLTEMIIQQAAEEAALVFNFTRDFDWLKEELTSISACLAHADSRAVQEKSVKTWLHRVRDVAWDAEDIVEECAVRRLYTSIYNPDELFFRSRMGKRIQQVKEGIKSIRQSGKQLKLFRDLVPPASEPPSSSAGGSAGGRAWRGNSLLPRDSHPVAIEPKLQHLISLIDESNVPVIAVVGMGGAGKTFLLQNVLHRVKQRYDHSIWLPISQSYSVHKLQCDLASHMGDLEVRVKDVSDERAAELIHASLQGKKSLIVLDDVWRAAREDNIIRSLGLPTGHDSQCKVLVTTRSRDVCQNLGAFPYKMELLSEQESWELFCAHAFAGNPPPYHLQVIAQQIVKQCGRLPLALKITGASLSVCTEISQWSSKLHELMEVANVNTDPVMKILRLSYDSLPATLKPCFSYLSFFPQDERIDCEYLINLWIAEGLIPQKEDQLDVAWGYLYQLANLCLVEVWERWSLIKYCKIHDLLFDLAIDISKENRCTFDVVDVFTSMKRILLFKKGIIESKISCPRSLRTLSFYNNPIEKIKASFFSPMRLLRVLDLRRTQISTLPHSVEKLKLLRLLNLSGTNIEEVPICVRSLKSLVLLDLSYCRHLQRLPKWISALKRLQHLSILACHIGLLSHLPREISELVSLRVLRSDLLRLSVEEDGFLKLEDVAKLLRLQQLRIIVEHEKGLKSIEDGILAQLLNMRHLSISSGFPTELHLPHNITALQYLQTLYLEYFAVPSWVCRVTNLTQLILKGSECSDYPALEAMPNLMEMRLMGHKNCRKVPKAFGKSSGFPKLKFLTISSFPLLEELPDLEDGAMAVLEKFNLEWCPRVKNVPEGLEQLRRLNSLVYYKSGTDEFRDRLSEGGEVWDKIKAKNQHVNITC